From Prionailurus viverrinus isolate Anna chromosome B2, UM_Priviv_1.0, whole genome shotgun sequence, the proteins below share one genomic window:
- the SLC35D3 gene encoding solute carrier family 35 member D3, with the protein MRQLCRGRVLGISVAIAHGVFSGSLNILLKFLISRYQFSFLTLVQCLTSSTAALSLELLRRLGLIAVPPFGWSLARSFAGVAVLSTLQSSLTLWSLRGLSLPMYVVFKRCLPLVTMLIGVLVLKNGAPSPGVLAAVLITTCGAALAGAGDLTGDPIGYVTGVLAVLVHAAYLVLIQKASADTEHGPLTAQYVIAVSATPLLVVCSFASTDSIRAWTFPGWKDPTMVCIFAACILIGCAMNFTTLHCTYINSAVTTSFVGVVKSIATITVGMVAFSDVEPTSLFIAGVVVNTLGSIIYCVAKFLETRKQSNYEDLETRPRGEEAQPSGDQLPFVMEELPAEDGNGGSEGGKAAGGSTQKGGPEARGGPRGVPLVARSSQITRGPEEVSKRSLKDAYLEVWRLVRGTKYMKKDYLIENEELPSP; encoded by the exons ATGCGGCAGCTCTGCCGGGGCCGCGTGCTGGGCATCTCGGTGGCCATCGCGCACGGGGTCTTCTCGGGCTCCCTCAACATCCTGCTCAAGTTCCTCATCAGCCGCTACCAGTTCTCCTTCCTGACCCTGGTGCAGTGCCTGACCAGCTCCACGGCGGcgctgagcctggagctgctgcGGCGCCTCGGGCTCATCGCCGTGCCCCCCTTCGGCTGGAGTCTGGCGCGCTCCTTCGCTGGGGTCGCCGTGCTCTCCACGCTGCAGTCGAGCCTCACGCTCTGGTCCCTGCGCGGCCTCAGCCTGCCCATGTACGTGGTCTTCAAGCGCTGCCTGCCCCTGGTCACCATGCTCATCGGCGTCCTGGTGCTCAAGAACGGCGCGCCCTCGCCCGGGGTGCTCGCCGCTGTGCTCATCACCACCTGCGGCGCCGCCCTGGCAG GAGCCGGCGACCTGACGGGCGACCCCATCGGGTACGTAACGGGCGTGCTGGCAGTCCTGGTGCACGCAGCCTATCTGGTGCTCATCCAGAAGGCCAGCGCCGACACGGAGCACGGGCCGCTCACCGCGCAGTACGTCATCGCTGTGTCCGCCACCCCACTGCTGGTTGTCTGCTCCTTCGCCAGCACCGATTCCATCCGCGCCTGGACCTTCCCCGGCTGGAAGGACCCGACCATGGTCTGCATCTTCGCGGCCTGCATCTTGATCGGCTGCGCCATGAACTTCACCACGCTGCACTGCACCTACATCAACTCGGCGGTGACCACTAGCTTCGTGGGCGTGGTGAAGAGCATCGCCACCATCACAGTGGGCATGGTGGCCTTCAGCGACGTGGAGCCCACCTCTCTGTTCATTGCCGGCGTGGTGGTGAACACCCTGGGCTCCATCATTTACTGTGTGGCCAAATTCTTGGAGACCAGAAAGCAAAGCAACTACGAGGACCTAGAGACGCGGCCCAGGGGAGAGGAGGCACAGCCAAGTGGAGATCAGCTGCCATTCGTCATGGAGGAGCTGCCCGCggaggatggaaatggagggtcaGAAGGGGGCAAGGCAGCAGGTGGCTCCACTCAGAAGGGTGGGCCAGAGGCAAGGGGTGGCCCCAGAGGAGTCCCGCTGGTGGCTCGGAGTTCGCAGATCACACGTGGCCCAGAGGAAGTGAGCAAGAGGTCACTGAAGGATGCTTACCTCGAAGTGTGGCGGTTAGTCAGGGGAACCAAATATATGAAGAAGGATTACTTGATAGAAAATGAGGAGTTACCCAGTCCTTGA